GAGAGGTGAAGGACATGCGTTAGGTGAGTATATGAATTCCCACCTCTTTTTTGTAAGGTTTCTGGTGACCAGAAAAATGTCATTCCTGGTCCACAGTCCTGACCTTCtggtaaactttaaaaaatatggagTCTCTGAAACTCCTCTTGGGAACGTGGCATCTGGAACCACACATGACGCGCGGCCCCGCAGTTCCACAAAATGCTTCCCTGGAAATTCTGTCCAGCGTGGAGCAGCTTTTCCCACCCCTCCGCCCACCCAGCATGGCCCCTCACTCTCCGGCCTGACCGGTCACCTTGGCGAAGAAATACGGCCCAGCCGTGTACAGCCCATCTTCCAGTTCATAGTAAAGCAGCGCCCTCTCCGAGTGACCTAAGAAGTGgagaaaaggagaacaaaaatatTGCCTAAAtaccctatttttttaaaaaccccagCAGTCTGAGATCCTAATTTAGACACTTGGATTCTGGGACTTGTGCACTGCTGTCAGTATTCCTTTTGCCAGGACAGGAATGCCTCAGACTCCTTGGTAATTGGTTCTCATTTGCATACTCATATTAATGTTCGAACTTCAAAAACCACCGTCATCTTTTATTTCACAGTCATGGTGAAATTATCCAGCAGACCCGGTTTCTCCAGGAGTGCAGAGGAACTCAGGCTGGCCGTGGACCAGCTCAGAGCACGGCAGCCGCTGCTCCCGGTGCGGGTCATGGAATGCAGGCCACACTCACACTTGGCGATGACGTCCAGGATCACGTTGAAGGGGACGAGAGCCCCGATCATGAACAGGAGGGCCGCTGTGTCTGCGAGGGAGAGCTTGATGGCCCCGTGGCCGTAATAGAGGAAGCCGATGATCAGGGACATCAGGCAGGCCTCTGCCCCATGGATGAGAAGGGTTGGCAGGTCTCGGAAGTCATTGGAAAGCTGACGtcttaaaaaaacagaagaaagaggcACCAAGAGAACAACATGTACTAGTACCGTGACCCTGGCAATGTCATTTAATCTCTGTAAGCCTCATCTTTCTCCTTTGTAGAATGGGGAGAGCAGTACCCACCTCACAGGGTTACTGCGAGCACCAAAGAGAAAACTGATGAAAGCATCTTTCTCAGTAGCTACTCAACAAATGATTGTTACTTTTATCATCAGTGTATCAGCCTTGCAAATTTACTTAAAGAAGTTATCCTGGGCAAATAACCATGATCAGGAGCATAATGAGGTACGTACAAGGATGTCTGTGGTAGCACTACTTGTAATAGCAAAAGCCTGAAAATAATCTGGCCATCAAAATGGAACTATGGCTAGATTTGGAAACCTAGCCTGGAAGACCTAACCAGATGAGAGGTAGAGGCACTGTTCTAAGTCGTGGGGGAAGAAAGTTTACAGAACAACATGCAGAGTGTGATTcccatttatgtattaaaatgtttATGGGTGTGGAAACATCTTGGAAAGACTCACACCAAACACTGGAGTCTGGTTTTCTCTGGGGGCTCGTGTGTCAGGGAACCTTCTCTTTCCACTGGAGGGTCTCCTGTATGGTCTGAATTTTTCACAATGATCCTGGGTGATTTCCATGATCATCTGGCTAGTAAGGAAATTTTTACTTTTGTCCAAAGAATCAAAGTAACAAGAGTGTGCTGTATCATGTGAGGGCTGGtgcaggtttgttttgtttttttcaaatgatGCTACCTCTTCAAATTCAAATTCCTCCTTCAAATTCACTTTAGGAGCAAAGGGCTAAACTTGATACAACAAAGActttcgggggtgggggggatgatGAAATGGCAGACAATTACCGGATCAGTATGGCAAACTGCTGTAGGGGGCCAGGCAGCTTAGTGGGAGTCTGCAAGGGGCTGGTGTCCCTCGGGGAAGCCAGGCTGTCAGGAGACAAGAGGGTGTCATTGGGGCGTGGGGGCGACCACCTTCTGCAGGACACTCTCCACCCAGAGCCACCCGGCCTGCCTTACCTCTCCACACAGGTGTGCACCCCCTGCTCCCTCGACTCTGCTCTCCACAGAAAGTCATCGGAGCCATGCACTTTTTCTTGAAACAGGGCCGCAAGTGACTGAGCCTTCTCCTTGGTGGCCGCCTCCTGCTCTTTGCTTCGTCTGTCGATGCTGGTCAAGTCCACTGTAAGCAGAGGGTGTGGGGCCACTGGCGACCCGGTCCCTGCCTGGGCTCCCAGGCCAGGACTCAGTGCAAGCCCAGCCCATGATACTGGTCAGCCCTCAGAGACTCTAAGGCACACTCCCTACCCTCTGAGAGAGGACCCTGAAGCAATGGTCagagcagagaggcagagagacgcCCAGGGCTGGTCCCCCATATCTACAGACAGCTTGCCTCAGAGGAAGGGCCAGTGGATCAAGAAAGGGCAAAGGGCTCACAGGAGGCCCTGTGAGCATTAGCCCTGGTCCCACCCCCAGGCCCATTATGGGGACAGCTCCAGGACAGAGAAAGAGGCTTTGGACCCTTGGAGCCAAAGGCCATGGCATCATTATGTGCTGGCTCCAGCTCCGGCCATCCCAGATGCGCCTGCCCGTGGGGAGAAGGTGGGCTGGCCTGGGGGAGGCTGAGCAGTCTGGACTCCGGGCAACTCTGGTTCTCACTGTAGTCATTTGGCTTCCCAAGCAGCCTGCCCAAAAGGGAAGAATCTCTTGGCTGGAGGGTGTCATGGGATCCAGGCAAATGTAAATATAATTCTCCCTGCCCTGGAGGAGGGAGCTGGCCTGACCAGCAGGAGAACCAGGCTGGGCTTCACCACCTCCATGTTACCCAGTGGGAAGCACCTGATAGCCCCAGACCACAGCTTTCCTCTCATCTGAAATTCCAGAAAGGCACACCCACCAGTCACAGTCATAGGGCCTTCCTAAGCCTCTTGTCCCTCCATTCTTCCCTTGGGCAGGAGTTACCCCTAcctctctgcctcttccctcctcccattTTCATGACACATCTCAAGGCAGGGTCAGGTCTAGCAGGGGCCTTGTAAACCATGATAGGTTGCCTCAGTGTGCAGGACTGTAGCTCTAAATGCCAGATTCCCTGGGATTGCTGAGGGCCTGCTGCCCCAGGGTTTGTGGGCAAGAATCTTCCCCACTagaaaataatatacaataatgaaaaaggaaaaaaaattttttttttccagatcttTTATGGCGACTTCTGTCAACTCCTCTCTAGGGTCACTGCATATTGCTGTCAATGGCCAGGCTGGCAGGTGCCCTCTGCCCCCTTATCTGGGGAGGGCCGGCCAGCCAGAGGATGACACACTGGCAGGAAGCCAAGCTGGCACCCAagcacagggagggagggtgaCCTCTAGGTGAGTTCACACTGTGAGTGAGTGCAGAGGGCGAGGGCTGGTGGACCAGAGAGAGTGGCCTGCCTCCTAGGGGAATAATGGAGGGTGGATGCCAGGAAGGCgtgggcagcagggctgggcacAAGAGGCTGGAGTCCCATTCCTGCACCATACTGTAAGGACTCtggtcttctcatctgtaaggaCAGAGATGACCTTggcctggcagggctgggagggtcaAAGGGACACACTTTGGTGCTTGGCACCTGTGGCCATAGCGTCTGCCCTCCAGGAGATGGTTCTTGTCATCATGTTTATTGGGGAGAGTGTCCTGGGAGGAAGGCTGGGGCTCCAGGTGACCCATGGTTGGGACAAGCCACTGGCCCTGGTACAGCCGGGCAGCCTGTCCAGCACCACTGCATTCCTCAGCACTCAGGATTCAGCCACCTGCTTTTAGGGCAAGCATCTGAGGAGGCAACTGTCCCCAAGGAATGAAGAAAGTGGTTCACTTCCACTGAGGGCCATATACTGAGGCCTCGGGACCCCAAGCAGAAAGGCATCTCTGGTGCTGACAGAGCAATATTTGTATCTAGAGATTCATTGGCCAGGACCATCCAAAAGGCCCTGAGCTGGCTTGTGGCCTGGGCCCTCTCCACCGCCCAGTGCCTTTGGGCTGCCTGCCTCTGTGGGGGCACCCGGGCAAAGCATGAAGATTTCCCGGTGGCTTCCCAACTTCAAACATCCTAAGTTCCCTACAGAATCTGAATAAAAACCACAATTCCAGAAACGGATCAAAACTCGCTTGGATTATATCTCCTTGGGTTTGGAGCTCTCGTAAGATTCTTTTCTGTCATGCTCACAAGGGTGGTTATGTCAGAAGCTGCTTCCTTCAGGCCCCCTTTTCCAGCATTGGATGCTTGGCAAACTGAAACCTGTAATACACCCCCTGTgccgccctgcccccaccctccatgCTTGGTCCTGCTCTCTTGATGCCTCTGAGAGTTTCTCTCCTGGCAAGGTTTGAGGTGTCGGGGAACCCGGTTCCAGGCCTCTGGTCTGGCTGGCTCACCATAGAAGTCGGCAGGGTTGCTGTATCGAGGACACGGATAGCCAGCTGCCGTGAAGTACTGGACCATGTGCTGGGCTGCCCCCAAGTAGATGGTGGTGCCAGACGTCATCAGGAGGACTAAATCAAACAGCCTGAAGATATCGGAGCGGGGCTGGTGGATGGAGATGAGCACCAGCCTGTTGCCTCTGGCCAACCTAGACAAGGTTTTCACCAGGTTGTGGGCCGTGAAGCTGTCGAGCCCAGAGGTGGGTTCATCCAGAATGAGGATTCCTTCCCGACAGAGAGAAGACTGGTTAAAGGGCAGGGCTCAGGCTGCACGGGACCCAGCCAGGCGGCCGAAGCAGGCCCCTCCCGCCTCACCGGggttccacagcagctgcaccgcGATGCTGACTCGGCGCCGCTCGCCGCCGGACACGCCCCGCACGTAGACGTTGCCCACGCGCGTGTCGGCGCACTGCCGCAGGCGCAGCTCCGCGATCACGCTGTCCACCTGCGGGGGGGGGGCGAGGGCCTTAGGGAGGCTGCGCGGGCCCGCGTGGGGCCAGGCAGGTGTGCCCCGCAGGGCAGAGGCGCCCGGCTCTGGAGCCCCAGCCTTCATTTCCCTGATGCCGTGTTTGTTCCCTGAGCCTTTCCCCGCATCCGGAGCAGCTCCCGTGTGCCGTGCGTAGCGCCAATGATTGGGAACGTGGCCATGCCCTGGCTCCCTGCCCACACGGAGAACCAGACAAGAAGTAAGCAAATACGCCTCACACAGTTGGCGCTGAGTTGGGGCGTTTTAAAGGAGGGCGGAAGGGCAGGGCTGAGCACATGATGAACTTTTTCGGATGGACAGGTGGTGAGCTGGGTTGCTCACATTTGACCAGCGGCTGGGCTCTGaggcggggaggtgggggtgggggggatggggagaggaaggaTGTCTTGGCTTCTGGGGGTCAGCAACCTCGGTTAGTTACCCTTTTGTCACGCTGGGCCTGGGAGAATGTTCTGGGCAGGCGCAGCTGGGCCACAAAAGCCAGGGTCTCGCGGACGGTCAGGTTGGGGAGCAGCTGGTCGTGCTGGCGCACGTGGGCCACACACTTCCTCACTAGCTGCGGCGTGCTGGGCTGCCCGTTGATCCGGATTTGGCCTGACTTAATCTTGCCACCGTAGTCTCGCCCCGTGATCACGTCCAGCAAAGACGCTCTCCCACAGCCTGAGAAACCACCAGAGACATCCCTGAGAGCAGAGCTTTTTGTAGGAGCCAGCCTGGAAGCCACTGCTGCTGGGGCACTCTCCAGCCACTCTGGACTGCTCTGTCTTCCCTGATGTGACCAGCGCCTAGGGAAGGTGGCACAGCCCTCAGACCTGCATGGGGCAGCCAACCTGAGCATCCTTGTGGAGTTGGGACATTCAGGCCAGGTTGGCCCATGGCAGCATGACAGAAGAAGGCTGGCTTCCTGACTGTCACACAGCTACCTGTGCCTGGAGTGTATGTCCCCTCCCCCAAGCAAGGCTGGCATTAATTGCACTGTGAAGCTTCACTATTTGGGGCTGGCGAACATGCCAGCAGCATTTCAGCATTAAGTATTTGGCTCAGAAGCTGGCTTTGTGGGAAGGACTAATTTTGGACAATGAATAAggtgtcttttaaaaatgcaaaactgGAACCTATTTCCAGAAATAAGGGAGAAAATATAGAGAAGTAGTAGATGTGGAAATGACTTTAAAACGACAGCACAGTGTACACATGGGTTCTGGATTTCTCTGCACCCTCTATGctcttatatatttttttatcagtggtactttttactgtctctttaaaaaaaaggattcagTTACACTCAAATTAACACCATCCACTTCTAAATGATATAGCAATTGTTACCGATTTGGGAAAGTAAGTGTCAGATTGGATTAGGTTTCCAAAAGCATTCGATGAGACTTTCTTTGACAGCTATTTAAACTGCAAATGAAAATAGGACTTAGGGTCTGAGAAGCCTTCTTGCAAAAGTGCTGGGAACAACTCAGTCTAAATCTCCCAGGTggggttcttttttcttttgtgtaaatTCCTTTTGAAGAGCAAAATTTCCAAGTGGTTTTTAAACAGGGAAAGCTCCAGTACACAAATGTAACAACTTTTCCTTGCCACAGACCCCTGCCTCCTGCAGGCAGCCCCAGGCCCCCAGTGCAAAATCAAAATTCAAGATGCCTCTCCAGTGGTCCTTCTGCTTGCCAACCAGAGGTTCTCGGGGTAAAGAGGGACCTGTACCCTGCCTCCTGGGTGCATCTCATTCAAGGTCCCTGAGAACTTTTGCACGAAATAGCCAGGAGAGAAACCAGAGGGGAGGACTCTGGCCCTGCTCCCTGCTCAGCCTAGGACATC
The genomic region above belongs to Vicugna pacos chromosome 15, VicPac4, whole genome shotgun sequence and contains:
- the ABCG8 gene encoding ATP-binding cassette sub-family G member 8 → MAGEAPKERGLENKAAPQDDLGLQDSVFSSETDNSLYFTYSGKSNTLEVQDLSYQVDMASQVPWFQQLAHFRMPWTSHKDSCELGIQNLSFKVRSGQMLAIIGSSGCGRASLLDVITGRDYGGKIKSGQIRINGQPSTPQLVRKCVAHVRQHDQLLPNLTVRETLAFVAQLRLPRTFSQAQRDKRVDSVIAELRLRQCADTRVGNVYVRGVSGGERRRVSIAVQLLWNPGILILDEPTSGLDSFTAHNLVKTLSRLARGNRLVLISIHQPRSDIFRLFDLVLLMTSGTTIYLGAAQHMVQYFTAAGYPCPRYSNPADFYVDLTSIDRRSKEQEAATKEKAQSLAALFQEKVHGSDDFLWRAESREQGVHTCVESLASPRDTSPLQTPTKLPGPLQQFAILIRRQLSNDFRDLPTLLIHGAEACLMSLIIGFLYYGHGAIKLSLADTAALLFMIGALVPFNVILDVIAKCHSERALLYYELEDGLYTAGPYFFAKILGELPEHCVYIFIYGMPIYWLANLRPGPEPFLLHFLLVWLVVFCCRTMALATAALLPTFHMSSFFGNALYNSFYLTGGFMVSLDNLWTVPAWISKVSFLRWCFEGLMQIQFGGHAYHMASGNFTISIPGDMILSTMGLDSYPLYAIYFIIIGICGGFVVLYYVSLRFIKQKSSQDW